The following are encoded together in the Penicillium digitatum chromosome 3, complete sequence genome:
- a CDS encoding MFS monosaccharide transporter, putative codes for MGVEAPSHYGESITPAQQPHLDSSLQNSAVQKPTQSVGIDTPIPRITMRSLVMALFVSMGGLLFGYDTGQISGFQEMSNYLERYGKLNKDGSYEFSSVRSGLIVGLLSIGTLIGALAGAPIADMLGRKWSITLWCMILNVGLIVQITSPDGHWYQMVIGRWVTGLGVGGCSLLVPMYQGESAPRHIRGAMISCYQLFVTLGIFLAYCINLGTHTLDGTAQWRITLGLTFLFALVLGGGMAFFPESPRYEFRHGKAESAQSTLAKLYGIPENHVRIIEEMREIREQFEAESDDQKWNEFLTAPRMLYRIALGMVLQSLQQLSGANYFFYYGTTIFQGAGISDSFVTQCILGAVNFGTTFGGLYVVENFGRRKSLMFGAVWMFAMFMIFASIGHFVLDVETPSNTPNAGKGMIVVTCLFIAAFAMTWGPMIWTIIAELFPSKYRAKGMALATATNWLWNFLLSFFTTFITKDIDFAYGYVFAGCLFVAVGVIYFFVIEGKGRTLEEIDWMYVNKVVPWKSSDYQIPERHQDWIADENPYGRKSQGTLHTEIA; via the exons ATGGGTGTCGAAGCGCCTTCCCACTATGGGGAGTCCATCACCCCAGCTCAACAGCCGCACCTCGATTCGTCCCTCCAAAATAGTGCCGTTCAGAAACCCACACAATCTGTAGGCATCGATACCCCAATCCCTCGGAtaaccatgcgatccttgGTGATGGCCCTCTTTGTCTCGATGGGTGGTCTGCTGTTCGGATATGACACGGGTCAGATTTCCGGCTTCCAGGAAATGAGCAACTACCTGGAGCGGTATGGTAAGCTCAACAAAGATGGTTCCTACGAATTCAGCAGTGTGCGATCCGGTCTCATTGTCGGCTTGTTGTCCATCGGAACTTTGATCGGTGCCTTAGCTGGAGCTCCCATCGCTGATATGTTGGGCCGGAAGTGGTCCATCACTCTCTGGTGTATGATCCTCAACGTCGGTTTAATTGTTCAAATTACCTCTCCTGACGGCCACTGGTACCAGATGGTCATTGGCCGTTGGGTCACGGGTCTTGGCGTTGGTGGTTGCTCGTTGCTCGTGCCCATGTACCAAGGTGAAAGTGCCCCCCGTCACATCCGTGGTGCCATGATCAGTTGCTACCAGTTGTTCGTCACCCTCGGTATTTTCTTGGCCTACTGCATCAACCTGGGTACTCACACCCTTGATGGCACTGCTCAGTGGCGCATCACTCTCGGTCTCACCTTCCTCTTTGCCCTGGTCCTCGGCGGCGGTATGGCATTCTTCCCGGAAAGCCCACGGTATGAGTTCCGCCATGGAAAGGCCGAGAGTGCCCAAAGCACCCTAGCTAAGCTCTATGGCATCCCAGAGAACCATGTCCGCATTATAGAAGAGATGAGGGAGATTCGTGAGCAGTTCGAAGCCGAATCTGATGACCAGAAGTGGAATGAATTCCTCACTGCTCCTCGTATGCTCTACCGCATTGCACTTGGCATGGTCCTGCAGTCACTGCAGCAGCTGAGCGGCGCTAACTACTTTTTCTACTAT GGTACCACTATCTTTCAAGGCGCTGGTATCTCGGATAGCTTTGTGACCCAGTGCATCCTCGGTGCTGTGAACTTCGGCACGACTTTTGGCGGCTTGTACGTTGTTGAGAACTTCGGTCGTCGCAAGTCCTTAATGTTCGGAGCGGTCTGGATGTTTGCCATGTTCATGATCTTCGCGTCCATTGGCCATTTTGTTCTGGACGTGGAAACACCTTCCAACACTCCCAATGCCGGCAAAGGTATGATTGTCGTCACCTGTCTGTTTATTGCGGCATTTGCTATGACCTGGGGCCCGATGATCTGGACTATTATCGCCGAGCTTTTCCCCTCCAAGTACCGTGCCAAGGGTATGGCCCTAGCTACCGCAACCAACTGGCTGTGGAACTTCCTCCTCAGCttcttcacaaccttcatcACCAAAGATATTGACTTTGCCTACGGATACGTTTTCGCTGGTTGCCTTTTCGTGGCTGTTGGCGTTATCTACTTCTTCGTCATTGAAGGAAAGGGTCGCACGCTCGAGGAGATTGACTGGATGTATGTCAACAAGGTTGTTCCTTGGAAGAGCAGCGACTACCAGATTCCCGAACGCCACCAGGACTGGATCGCGGATGAGAACCCGTATGGTCGCAAGTCACAGGGAACCCTTCACACGGAGATCGCTTGA
- a CDS encoding Glycoside hydrolase, superfamily: MKTLAILSLTGLVSAQAAPYAQCGGSGYSGPTTCVSGWTCRHQNDWFSQCLASSSGGTTTLSTKVSVSLTTTTKTATTTKATTTSASSTGFPSTNGLDFEIDGKTSYYAGSNSYWIGFLTNDNDVDLVFDHMDESGLRILRVWGFNDVNTIPPPGTVYFHLLKDGTATINTGADGLQRLDYVVASAEARNVRLIINFVNNWSDYGGMAAYVTAFGGSQTTWYTNTAAQTAYRAYIKAIVSRYIDSPAVFAWELANEPRCHGCDTSVLYNWIQSTSAYIKSLDSKHMVAIGDEGFGLDAGSDGSYPYSYGEGLNFTMNLGIDTVDFATFHLYPSSWGTTNDWGNGWVTSHGAACAAAGKPCLFEEYGVTYDHCAIEAPWQKTALDTTGIAADLYWQYGDTLSSGKSADDGNTIYYGTSDFTCLVTDHIAAIDS, from the exons ATGAAAACGCTAGCAATCTTATCTCTGACTGGCCTAGTCTCTGCCCAAGCTGCTCCATACGCTCAATGTGGTGGGAGCGGTTATTCAGGCCCTACAACATGTGTCTCGGGCTGGACTTGCCGACATCAGAATGACTGGTTTAGTCAGTGTCTCGCCT CTTCTAGTGGTGGTACCACTACTCTATCAACAAAAGTCTCGGTCTCTTTGACAACCACAACTAAAACAGCCACTACAACAAAGGCAACCACCACGAGTGCAAGCAGCACAGGTTTCCCTAGTACCAATGGACTGGACTTTGAGATTGATGGAAAGACAAGCTACTATGCCGGTTCCAATTCCTACTGGATTGGCTTCCTCACAAACGATAACGATGTGGATCTTGTGTTTGACCATATGGATGAATCTGGGCTCCGAATCCTTCGAGTTTGGGGATTCAACGATGTCAACACTATTCCACCTCCAGGGACTGTGTATTTTCATTTGCTAAAAGACGGGACTGCCACCATCAACACCGGTGCAGATGGCCTGCAGCGCCTGGACTATGTTGTTGCCTCTGCCGAGGCACGGAATGTGAGACTGATCATAAACTTTGTCAACAACTGGTCGGATTATGGAGGTATGGCCGCCTATGTCACTGCTTTTGGTGGCAGCCAGACAACCTGGTATACAAATACCGCGGCTCAAACGGCCTACCGTGCTTACATCAAAGCTATTGTTTCACGATATATTGACTCGCCTGCCGTTTTTGCATGGGAGTTGGCTAATGAGCCCCGCTGCCATGGCTGTGACACTTCGGTTCTTTACAACTGGATCCAGTCGACTAGTGCTTATATCAAATCCCTGGACTCGAAGCACATGGTCGCCATTGGTGATG AGGGCTTCGGACTGGACGCTGGGTCGGATGGCAGCTACCCCTACAGCTACGGTGAGGGTCTGAATTTTACGATGAACCTAGGAATTGATACCGTCGACTTTGCTACATTCCATCTCTACCCCTCGAGCT GGGGAACCACCAATGATTGGGGTAACGGATGGGTCACATCCCACGGAGCTGCCTGTGCAGCAGCCGGCAAGCCTTGTCTCTTTGAAGAGTACGGCGTGACTTATGATCACTGTGCTATTGAGGCTCCGTGGCAGAAGACAGCGTTGGACACTACTGGCATTGCAGCTGATCTCTACTGGCAGTATGGAGACACACTGAGCTCGGGAAAATCTGCCGATGATGGCAACACCATCTACTACGGAACAAGCGATTTTACCTGTCTGGTGACGGATCACATCGCAGCCATTGACTCCTAG
- a CDS encoding Amino acid permease, putative translates to MAADDAFRRPSAVMVEQGVSTSNADRTLEDMGYKPEFSRNRSIWQVTFMCFILSSVPYGLSTTLYYPLAAGGPANIIWGWVIVTFLILCVAISLAEITSVYPTAGGVYYQTFVLSPLWCRRVASWICGWSYVAGNITITLAVNFGTALLFVACLDVFEKSPGVGITDDFQTYQTFLIFLAITLLTHAISAFGNKWLPWLETFAIFWTMAGLLAIVVCLLAIAKQGRHDASWVFGHFETQAGWPAGWSFFIGLLQAAYATSATGMIISLCEEVQEPAVMVPKAMVGTVIINFIAGLLFLIPVCFVLPDLTYLVNLASGQPTPAIFKAAIGNSAGTFCLLIPLLVLGIICGVGCVTATSRCTWAFARDGGIPGSAWWSTVHKTLDIPFNALVLGMVVEIILGVIYFGSTAAYNAFSGVGVIFLTMSYACPIAVSLIFRGREDIKNGRFNFGVFGLISNVVALCWSLLAIPLFCMPTLESVTKESMNYASVVFAGFIGIAAIWYGVWGYNNYRGPPTDAVERDEYSPEPSAYGEVPKKAPSP, encoded by the exons ATGGCTGCTGATGATGCATTCCGTCGCCCTTCCGCGGTGATGGTCGAACAAGGCGTGAGCACCTCCAATGCGGATCGTACCCTAGAGGATATGGGATACAAGCCTGAATTCTCTCGCAATCGATCTATCTGGCAAGTCACTTTTATGTGCTTCATTCTCTCCTCGGTTCCCTACGGCTTGTCGACAACTCTATACTACCCACTCGCCGCAGGTGGGCCGGCCAATATCATTTGGGGCTGGGTGATCGTCACTTTTTTGATTCTATGTGTGGCTATCTCACTGGCGGAAATCACTTCGGTCTACCCAACTGCAGGTGGTGTCTACTATCAAACATTCGTCTTGTCACCCTTGTGGTGTCGTCGCGTTGCATCGTGGATCTGTGGTTGGTCTTACGTGGCGGGGAATATCACCATCACCCTCGCTGTCAATTTTGGGACTGCCCTGCTCTTCGTGGCTTGTCTGGATGTCTTCGAAAAATCGCCTGGCGTTGGGATCACTGATGATTTCCAGACCTATCAGACCTTCCTCATATTTTTAGCCATCACTTTGCTGACGCACGCCATCTCGGCGTTTGGCAACAAATGGCTGCCGTGGTTGGAG ACATTCGCCATTTTCTGGACTATGGCCGGTTTACTCGCCATTGTCGTCTGCCTGTTGGCTATCGCCAAGCAAGGTCGTCACGATGCGTCATGGGTCTTTGGTCACTTCGAAACTCAGGCCGGGTGGCCCGCGGGGTGGTCGTTCTTCATCGGTCTCTTGCAGGCCGCCTACGCTACATCGGCGACCGGTATGATTATCTC TCTCTGCGAGGAGGTTCAAGAGCCCGCCGTCATGGTCCCGAAGGCCATGGTCGGCACCGTCATAATCAACTTTATTGCTGGTCTTCTCTTCTTGATTCCCGTCTGTTTCGTGCTTCCCGATCTCACATACCTGGTAAATCTGGCTTCGGGCCAGCCCACCCCTGCCATCTTCAAGGCTGCCATCGGCAACTCCGCAGGTACATTCTGTCTGCTTATTCCCCTCCTTGTGCTGGGTATTATTTGCGGTGTCGGTTGTGTGACCGCCACCTCTCGTTGTACTTGGGCCTTTGCCCGCGATGGGGGCATTCCCGGCTCGGCCTGGTGGAGCACTGTCCACAAGACCCTCGACATTCCTTTCAACGCTTTAGTATTGGGTATGGTCGTGGAAATTATTCTCGGTGTGATCTACTTTGGCTCTACTGCTGCATACAATGCCTTCTCGGGTGTTGGTGTCATTTTTTTGACCATGAGCTACGCCTGCCCGATCGCCGTTTCCCTGATCTTCCGTGGTCGTGAGGATATCAAGAACGGTCGCTTCAACTTTGGGGTCTTTGGCCTAATCTCTAACGTTGTTGCTCTTT GCTGGAGTCTTCTTGCGATTCCTCTTTTCTGCATGCCGACACTTGAATCTGTGACCAAGGAGAGCATGAACTATGCCTCGGTGGTGTTCGCTGGCTTCATTGGTATTGCTGCCATCTGGTATGGTGTCTGGGGCTACAACAATTATCGTGGACCGCCAACCGATGCCGTAGAGCGGGATGAATATTCCCCTGAACCTTCAGCCTACGGTGAAGTCCCCAAGAAGGCACCGAGCCCTTGA